A single window of Nocardia higoensis DNA harbors:
- a CDS encoding DUF6764 family protein has protein sequence MKFVDAIVCATAAVGAASVFPAAASASAVHCAADSGIDAMAIDGETGCRAVGSVGGRAHSAGLDGVGYAGAAFGSQAIGVGVAGGVGASDGVEGMALAAGFGPDALASNIGADREPDKAPSTTVAIAFAGSRAEVVGGFGGSVVCLGAGAVAWDERSGAACLATPFGVWKLSGESPSGRLR, from the coding sequence ATGAAGTTCGTCGATGCGATCGTCTGCGCTACCGCGGCGGTGGGAGCCGCGAGTGTCTTCCCGGCCGCGGCATCGGCGTCGGCCGTGCACTGTGCCGCCGACTCCGGCATCGACGCCATGGCCATCGATGGCGAAACCGGTTGCCGGGCAGTGGGTTCCGTGGGTGGCCGGGCGCATTCGGCCGGGCTCGACGGCGTCGGCTATGCGGGGGCGGCGTTCGGCTCGCAAGCGATCGGTGTCGGTGTGGCCGGGGGCGTGGGAGCAAGCGACGGTGTCGAGGGCATGGCGCTGGCCGCGGGGTTCGGTCCGGACGCCCTCGCGTCGAACATCGGCGCCGACCGCGAACCGGACAAGGCGCCGTCGACGACGGTGGCGATCGCTTTCGCCGGCTCCCGCGCGGAGGTCGTCGGCGGATTCGGCGGTTCAGTGGTGTGCTTGGGGGCGGGCGCGGTCGCCTGGGACGAGCGCAGCGGGGCCGCGTGCCTGGCGACGCCTTTCGGGGTCTGGAAGTTGTCGGGTGAGAGCCCCTCGGGGCGCCTGCGGTGA
- a CDS encoding RNA polymerase sigma factor SigF, with the protein MSATPNTNSSSSRHDGDSYDNLEPWFDKLAALDPADPQRAEMREQIITRCLPLAEHIAARFRGRGIEHEDLQQVAYVGMLGAIDRYDPARGSSFLGFAVPTIMGEVRRHFRDHAWSMRVPRGTKELQGKIAPAVEKLSQELGRSPRPSEIAAELGVERTEITQAMIAANCYNTDSLDATHHDEDGAGTTIAARLGAEEPCYRLLEDAMAVRPLLAALPRRERDVLVMRFFDNLTQAEIAERIGVSQMQVSRILTRTLARLRDQALAEPSARYAAA; encoded by the coding sequence ATGAGCGCAACACCGAATACGAACTCGAGCTCGTCACGTCACGACGGTGACTCCTACGACAACCTCGAGCCGTGGTTCGACAAGCTCGCCGCCCTCGACCCCGCCGACCCTCAGCGCGCGGAGATGCGTGAGCAGATCATCACCCGGTGCCTGCCGTTGGCCGAGCACATCGCCGCGCGCTTCCGCGGCCGCGGCATCGAGCACGAGGATTTGCAGCAGGTCGCCTACGTCGGCATGCTCGGCGCGATCGACCGCTACGACCCGGCCCGCGGCTCCAGTTTCCTCGGCTTCGCCGTGCCGACGATCATGGGCGAGGTCCGCCGCCACTTCCGCGACCACGCCTGGAGCATGCGCGTCCCGCGCGGCACCAAGGAGTTGCAGGGAAAGATCGCGCCGGCGGTGGAGAAGTTGTCGCAGGAACTCGGTCGGTCGCCGCGCCCGAGCGAGATCGCCGCCGAACTCGGAGTCGAGCGCACCGAGATCACGCAGGCCATGATCGCCGCCAACTGCTACAACACCGACTCTCTCGACGCGACCCACCATGACGAGGACGGCGCGGGGACGACCATCGCCGCGCGCCTGGGTGCCGAGGAACCCTGCTACCGGCTGCTCGAAGACGCCATGGCGGTCCGGCCGTTGCTGGCCGCCCTGCCGCGGCGTGAGCGGGACGTGCTGGTGATGCGATTCTTCGACAACCTCACCCAAGCCGAGATCGCCGAGCGGATCGGGGTCTCCCAGATGCAGGTGTCCCGAATCCTGACCCGCACTCTCGCCCGGCTGCGCGATCAGGCACTGGCCGAACCATCGGCCCGATACGCCGCCGCCTGA
- a CDS encoding homeobox domain-containing protein, whose translation MALEPGTWSNLKNQAKAGYLKFDTADALAAARACADLVDDLLGMAAAVTNLRLDNVAPIGNLTSGAQLAAAFTAKGSRLRTILKDHADIVKDMGETYIAAGKAYANAEGDAGNDFRALEKLAMPTEAGGYTPGARKAGGPDAEFGRPQGGFGWKDNDGKLHVHDAKAESFPSSLKDYQGEKDPGVTANIENKDSLAFRELYELGRDLDAAPVLAAAGTWHSMANDLLGKLNTFVTAIDTGTEAWEGQGATAAAAAVENYSEGVQPLVTSMIAMSQNLDYSAQWLYLTKLSMPSSPDPGDCCPGKVTRRYREEWQKHYGEGMKNTVSVMPVVHGPIAQPAPQGDPNRNQPGNNPPGDGRYGNGQYGNNQYGNGEYGNGRYGNGGGRDWDDPYGYGSRQQDPRYPSGYGQADPSLEYGDGTTRSDGDADGSGARGDRSGGSGAGGSTPLPNGASGGGSSGTQGQLPPGYEAARQDAESAAARAGGASTPVGSSGGGSAGEGATRSQQSGSGNPFPRSSLPGESSGSDSGSGEADVPGYSSLGSAPLPNGATGGSFGGGGSGSRSSGSGPGGSGAGGLEDALATAFDADPAQVRSMLDALPELLNEDALSRTSGLSPEQVRSVLENIPDVADIAELATLTGLDPAQVRSVLDNLPNALDEKALASATGTGDSSTSRAGLPSQPAGTDGGPASFAEAGKDFLGQIGKALTQGMGSLGDLGAVSAGADQLHEMLRRFDPDAIGAAAGDLPVDPAAGAGGGGSVGGAGGGEVGGAGTLSEHPTHQARTSQMFPRASLAGAEQPMYPAAAAAGPGANGMGGPPMMGPAGAGAGGGGAQGNTSHKPARYLQSTAHLDDAIGAVPDRVKPVIDS comes from the coding sequence ATGGCTCTCGAACCCGGCACCTGGTCGAACCTGAAGAACCAGGCGAAAGCCGGGTATCTGAAGTTCGACACGGCCGACGCGCTGGCCGCCGCTCGCGCCTGCGCCGACCTGGTGGACGACCTGCTCGGCATGGCCGCCGCCGTGACGAATCTGCGCCTGGACAATGTCGCGCCGATCGGCAATCTCACCTCCGGCGCGCAATTGGCGGCGGCGTTCACGGCCAAGGGAAGTCGGCTGCGCACCATCCTGAAGGACCACGCAGACATCGTCAAAGACATGGGCGAGACCTACATCGCGGCGGGCAAGGCCTACGCGAACGCCGAGGGTGATGCCGGGAACGACTTCCGGGCACTCGAGAAACTGGCGATGCCCACCGAGGCAGGCGGGTACACGCCCGGCGCACGGAAGGCGGGCGGGCCGGATGCCGAATTCGGCAGACCACAGGGCGGATTCGGCTGGAAGGACAACGACGGCAAGCTGCACGTCCACGATGCGAAGGCGGAGAGTTTCCCCTCCTCGCTGAAGGACTACCAGGGCGAGAAGGATCCGGGCGTCACCGCCAACATCGAGAACAAGGACAGTCTCGCCTTCCGTGAATTGTATGAACTGGGGCGCGATCTCGATGCGGCGCCGGTGCTGGCCGCGGCAGGCACCTGGCACAGCATGGCCAACGACCTGCTCGGCAAGCTGAACACCTTCGTGACCGCGATCGACACCGGCACCGAGGCATGGGAGGGGCAGGGTGCGACGGCGGCGGCCGCGGCGGTCGAGAACTACTCCGAGGGGGTGCAGCCGCTGGTCACCTCCATGATCGCGATGAGCCAGAACTTGGACTACAGCGCGCAGTGGCTGTACTTGACCAAGCTCAGCATGCCCTCGAGCCCCGATCCCGGTGACTGCTGCCCGGGCAAGGTGACCCGCCGGTACCGCGAAGAGTGGCAGAAGCACTACGGCGAGGGCATGAAGAACACCGTGTCGGTGATGCCGGTGGTGCACGGCCCGATCGCCCAGCCGGCGCCGCAGGGGGATCCGAACCGAAACCAGCCCGGGAACAACCCTCCGGGCGACGGCCGATACGGCAACGGCCAATACGGCAACAATCAGTACGGCAACGGTGAGTACGGCAACGGTCGGTACGGCAACGGCGGCGGCCGGGACTGGGACGACCCGTACGGCTACGGCAGCCGGCAGCAGGACCCTCGATACCCGAGCGGCTACGGTCAGGCCGATCCATCGCTCGAATATGGTGACGGGACAACGCGATCCGATGGAGACGCGGACGGCTCCGGGGCACGCGGCGATCGATCCGGTGGTTCCGGGGCAGGAGGAAGCACGCCTCTTCCCAACGGCGCGAGCGGCGGCGGGAGTTCCGGGACGCAGGGTCAGCTTCCGCCCGGCTACGAAGCCGCTCGCCAGGACGCCGAGTCCGCCGCGGCCCGAGCCGGCGGTGCGTCGACGCCGGTCGGCTCGTCCGGCGGTGGCTCCGCGGGCGAGGGGGCGACTCGGTCGCAGCAGTCGGGGTCGGGAAATCCCTTTCCGCGCAGCAGCCTTCCCGGCGAGTCGAGCGGTTCCGACTCGGGGTCCGGTGAGGCCGACGTGCCCGGCTATTCGTCGCTCGGATCGGCTCCGCTGCCCAACGGCGCCACAGGCGGATCCTTCGGTGGCGGTGGATCGGGAAGCAGATCGTCGGGTTCGGGTCCGGGCGGATCCGGTGCCGGTGGGCTCGAAGACGCGCTCGCCACCGCTTTCGACGCCGACCCTGCCCAGGTGCGGTCGATGCTCGACGCGCTACCCGAACTGCTGAACGAGGATGCCCTGTCCCGGACCAGCGGCCTCTCGCCGGAACAGGTGCGCTCGGTGCTGGAGAACATCCCGGATGTCGCCGACATCGCCGAACTGGCGACGCTCACCGGACTCGACCCGGCACAGGTGCGGTCGGTGCTCGACAACCTGCCCAACGCGTTGGACGAGAAGGCCCTGGCCTCCGCGACCGGCACCGGCGATTCTTCGACCTCACGTGCCGGGCTGCCAAGCCAGCCGGCGGGCACCGACGGCGGCCCGGCGTCGTTCGCCGAGGCAGGTAAGGACTTCCTGGGACAGATCGGCAAGGCGCTCACGCAGGGGATGGGGTCGCTCGGCGACCTCGGCGCCGTCTCGGCCGGGGCTGATCAGTTGCACGAGATGCTGCGCAGGTTCGATCCGGATGCCATCGGCGCCGCCGCCGGTGACCTGCCGGTCGATCCTGCGGCAGGCGCGGGTGGCGGCGGTTCGGTCGGTGGAGCCGGAGGCGGCGAGGTGGGCGGCGCGGGCACCCTGTCCGAGCACCCGACCCATCAGGCCCGTACCTCGCAGATGTTCCCGCGCGCGTCGCTGGCCGGTGCGGAGCAGCCGATGTACCCGGCAGCGGCCGCCGCGGGTCCAGGCGCGAACGGGATGGGCGGTCCCCCGATGATGGGCCCGGCCGGAGCCGGGGCAGGCGGTGGTGGGGCGCAGGGCAACACCTCGCACAAGCCGGCCAGGTACCTGCAGTCCACGGCCCACCTCGACGACGCCATCGGCGCGGTCCCGGATCGGGTGAAGCCGGTGATCGACTCGTGA
- a CDS encoding cation-translocating P-type ATPase: MTGPPDLTDSRELLAAGGLTDAEAAERLRRDGPNALPAPKRPNPLALLAAQLTHFFAVMLWVAAGLALIAGMPALAVAIAVVVVLNGAFAFAQEYRADRAAERLRDLLPVRARVRRGGRLTVVDSTALVLDDLVVLRAGDRICADAEVLDIHAKHLEVDESMLTGESRAVHTEPGARLFAGTYVVSGQGEARVTAVGPRTRLAGLAAVTEHATRPRSPLSRQLHRVVRMVALIAIGVGVLSFAVFAVLGRDTTQSVLFSIGVTVALVPEGLLPTVTLSLARAGQRMAAANALVRRLEAVETLGATTFVCTDKTGTLTRNEMQVVEVWTAAGTVIVEGEGYRPEGEARGGPDAVAATRAAADSAARCSPDAHVREDRGRWLPVGDPLEVAVHVLAGKLGVQAAPPPLHREPFDNRIRLATVTDRDGLHLIGAPEAVFAACRRDRPANADTGTGTISTDTDLVTARLTTPTAAVDTADTAIDTADAEIDTAATQLEEMTARGLRVIAVAHTSDPAAAPRVLALLAFADPPRPDVAAAITACRTAGIKIAMVTGDHPGTATAIATDIGFFGPDHSIVVEGKDLPADDDALADLLERDGVVVARVAPEEKLRITLALQKRGHVVAMTGDGVNDGPALRTADIGVAMGASGTDVAREAADLVLLDDHFGTIVAAVELGRATFANIRRFLTYHLTDNVAELTPFAVWAASGGSIPLGFTVLQVLALDIGTDMLPALALGAEPPNPRTMSGPARTGSLVDGRLLRRAFGVLGPVEAGVGMIAFLLVLGAGGWTLGTTPDAALLATASGTLFTAVVLGQLTNAFLCRSETRWFGVTGWRGNPLLLVAIAIELALLVVFLWVPPLPGLLGGTPPDSVGWAAAAAAIPAMLMADTAYKAWRGSRRRRSSDRARSGRSSPPRDHRSAESSKATAGL; encoded by the coding sequence GTGACCGGGCCGCCCGACCTCACCGACTCTCGCGAGCTGTTGGCGGCCGGTGGCCTGACCGACGCCGAAGCAGCCGAACGACTTCGGCGCGACGGGCCGAACGCGCTGCCCGCGCCGAAGCGCCCCAACCCGCTGGCGCTGCTGGCCGCGCAGCTCACGCACTTCTTCGCGGTGATGCTGTGGGTGGCCGCGGGGCTGGCGCTGATCGCGGGGATGCCCGCACTGGCGGTGGCCATCGCGGTGGTCGTCGTCCTCAACGGCGCGTTCGCCTTCGCCCAGGAGTATCGGGCCGACCGCGCCGCCGAACGCCTGCGTGACCTGCTCCCGGTCCGGGCGCGGGTGCGCCGTGGCGGTCGGCTGACGGTGGTCGATTCCACCGCCCTGGTGCTCGACGATCTGGTGGTGCTGCGGGCAGGTGACCGGATCTGCGCCGACGCCGAGGTGCTCGATATCCACGCGAAGCATCTCGAGGTCGACGAGTCGATGCTCACCGGGGAAAGCAGGGCGGTGCACACCGAGCCCGGCGCGCGGTTGTTCGCCGGGACGTATGTGGTCAGCGGACAGGGCGAAGCACGGGTCACCGCCGTCGGCCCGCGCACTCGGCTCGCGGGGCTCGCGGCGGTCACCGAGCACGCGACCCGGCCTCGGAGTCCCCTGTCGCGCCAGTTGCACCGCGTCGTGCGAATGGTGGCGCTCATCGCGATCGGGGTCGGCGTGCTGTCCTTCGCCGTGTTCGCCGTACTCGGGCGCGACACCACACAGAGCGTGCTGTTCTCCATAGGCGTCACCGTCGCATTGGTGCCGGAGGGACTGCTCCCGACCGTGACGCTGTCGCTGGCACGGGCGGGCCAGCGGATGGCCGCCGCGAACGCCCTGGTCCGCAGGCTGGAGGCGGTCGAGACACTCGGGGCCACCACGTTCGTGTGCACCGACAAGACCGGGACGCTCACCCGTAACGAGATGCAGGTCGTCGAGGTGTGGACGGCGGCGGGCACCGTGATCGTGGAAGGCGAGGGCTATCGCCCCGAGGGCGAGGCACGCGGCGGCCCGGACGCGGTCGCGGCGACCCGTGCCGCCGCCGATTCCGCGGCCCGTTGCTCTCCCGACGCGCATGTGCGCGAAGATCGCGGCCGCTGGCTGCCGGTCGGCGACCCGCTCGAGGTGGCGGTGCATGTGCTCGCCGGGAAGTTGGGCGTCCAGGCCGCCCCTCCTCCGCTGCACCGGGAGCCGTTCGACAATCGGATCCGCCTTGCGACGGTCACCGACCGCGACGGTCTCCACCTCATCGGCGCTCCCGAGGCTGTATTCGCCGCCTGCCGCCGCGACCGCCCGGCGAACGCCGACACCGGCACCGGCACGATCAGCACCGACACCGACCTGGTGACCGCTCGGCTCACCACACCGACCGCCGCCGTCGACACGGCGGACACCGCCATCGATACAGCGGACGCCGAGATCGACACGGCCGCAACGCAACTCGAGGAGATGACCGCGCGCGGACTGCGGGTCATCGCGGTCGCTCATACATCCGATCCGGCAGCTGCGCCGCGGGTGCTCGCACTGCTCGCCTTCGCGGACCCGCCGCGCCCCGATGTCGCCGCCGCGATCACCGCATGCCGGACAGCGGGCATCAAGATCGCCATGGTCACCGGAGATCATCCCGGTACCGCCACCGCGATCGCCACCGACATCGGATTCTTCGGACCCGACCACAGCATCGTGGTGGAGGGAAAGGACCTTCCCGCCGATGACGACGCGCTGGCCGACCTGCTCGAACGCGACGGCGTGGTCGTGGCCAGGGTGGCTCCCGAGGAGAAACTGCGTATAACCCTCGCCCTGCAGAAGCGCGGACATGTGGTGGCGATGACCGGTGACGGCGTGAACGACGGACCGGCCCTGCGCACCGCCGACATCGGGGTCGCCATGGGCGCGTCCGGCACCGATGTCGCCAGAGAAGCCGCCGATCTAGTCCTGCTCGACGATCATTTCGGCACCATCGTCGCCGCCGTCGAGCTCGGCCGGGCTACCTTCGCCAATATCCGGCGCTTTCTGACCTACCACTTGACCGACAACGTCGCCGAGCTCACGCCGTTCGCGGTGTGGGCGGCCTCCGGCGGTTCGATCCCGCTCGGCTTCACGGTGCTGCAGGTCCTGGCCCTCGACATCGGCACCGACATGTTGCCCGCGCTGGCCCTGGGCGCCGAGCCGCCGAATCCACGCACCATGTCGGGACCGGCGCGGACCGGCTCGCTGGTGGACGGCCGGTTGCTGCGGCGCGCGTTCGGCGTGCTCGGTCCGGTGGAAGCAGGTGTCGGCATGATCGCCTTCCTGCTCGTCCTCGGGGCGGGCGGGTGGACGCTGGGCACCACCCCGGACGCGGCGCTGCTGGCCACCGCTTCGGGCACGCTGTTCACGGCCGTGGTCCTGGGGCAGTTGACCAACGCGTTTCTGTGCCGCAGCGAGACCCGGTGGTTCGGCGTGACCGGCTGGCGCGGCAACCCGCTGCTACTGGTCGCCATCGCGATCGAACTCGCTCTGCTCGTGGTCTTCCTCTGGGTGCCGCCACTGCCCGGCCTGCTCGGCGGAACCCCGCCCGACTCGGTGGGCTGGGCCGCGGCCGCCGCCGCCATCCCGGCCATGCTGATGGCCGACACGGCGTACAAAGCGTGGCGCGGTAGCCGGCGGCGGCGGTCATCGGATCGAGCTCGATCCGGCCGTTCGTCCCCGCCGCGCGACCACCGCAGCGCCGAATCGTCGAAAGCTACCGCAGGACTGTGA
- a CDS encoding YbaB/EbfC family nucleoid-associated protein: MTGQPTVNERLRADMAALVEGLGEQFRGIAELQQRRAQLTETVTACEQRIEVTVNADGILIATKLADDVLDLTLEEIAAGVTAAAQAAAAKVAARSRELMQPLLERKNALPKLSDIIEGAPDLGSLLPTAPAPPLTPPDPNRWPGNDDPDAHARRSVVADNDD; this comes from the coding sequence GTGACCGGGCAGCCCACTGTCAACGAGCGCCTGCGCGCCGACATGGCGGCGCTGGTGGAGGGTCTCGGCGAACAGTTCCGCGGCATCGCCGAACTGCAGCAGCGGCGCGCGCAGCTCACCGAGACGGTGACCGCGTGCGAGCAACGCATCGAGGTCACGGTGAACGCCGACGGGATCCTGATCGCCACCAAGCTCGCCGACGACGTCCTGGACCTGACCCTCGAGGAGATCGCGGCGGGTGTCACCGCGGCGGCGCAGGCCGCGGCCGCGAAGGTGGCCGCGCGCAGCAGGGAACTCATGCAGCCACTGCTGGAGCGCAAGAACGCCCTGCCGAAGCTTTCCGACATCATCGAAGGGGCACCGGATCTCGGGTCACTGCTGCCTACCGCCCCAGCACCGCCTCTGACGCCGCCGGATCCGAACCGCTGGCCCGGGAACGACGATCCCGACGCCCACGCACGCCGGTCCGTGGTAGCCGACAACGACGACTGA
- a CDS encoding DUF2267 domain-containing protein: protein MSHSDDPFAPAVQTAHDWLRAVADALGTDDLIFAHRALRAWMHTVRDRIGVANSAHLTAQLPELLRGIYYEGWVPAHVPVHHGQAAFTEQFARVAGIGRDEVGEVAGAVTAALSELFSPGQVDRVFAVLPGHLYTVLCGIEVEEEGAQAAVSERRHGRSAADHPMPLREQVRALGDAVAALARGLEQLPISSADEDRTSSAAQEAHRILLAEGFVPTVRKR from the coding sequence GTGTCACATTCCGATGATCCGTTCGCGCCCGCTGTGCAGACGGCGCACGACTGGTTGCGTGCCGTCGCCGACGCTCTCGGCACCGACGATCTGATATTCGCCCATCGCGCCCTGCGGGCATGGATGCACACGGTGCGCGATCGCATCGGCGTGGCGAACTCCGCGCATCTGACCGCCCAGCTGCCCGAACTGCTGCGCGGGATCTACTACGAGGGCTGGGTGCCCGCGCACGTGCCGGTGCACCACGGCCAGGCGGCCTTCACCGAGCAATTCGCCAGGGTCGCGGGCATCGGCCGCGACGAGGTCGGCGAGGTGGCGGGGGCGGTGACCGCCGCGTTGTCCGAGCTGTTCTCCCCCGGGCAGGTCGATCGCGTGTTCGCGGTGTTGCCTGGTCACCTGTACACCGTGCTCTGCGGGATCGAGGTCGAGGAAGAAGGGGCCCAGGCCGCCGTGTCCGAGCGCCGGCACGGGCGATCGGCCGCCGATCACCCGATGCCGCTGCGCGAGCAGGTCCGCGCGCTCGGTGATGCCGTCGCCGCGCTCGCCCGCGGGTTGGAGCAGCTCCCGATCAGCAGTGCCGACGAGGACCGCACGTCCTCCGCGGCGCAGGAGGCGCATCGGATCCTGTTGGCCGAGGGCTTCGTCCCCACCGTCCGAAAGCGCTGA
- a CDS encoding site-2 protease family protein has translation MLRGSVPLGRITGVRVDVHWSALATVALFTVVLGRWLASVHGGSPGVWLSAAAGAVGLSAALLAHELAHTIVARRHGVHVERVVLWLLGGLSELREEPPDPTADLRIALAGPFTSAALGAGFLLTGSLLDGLVAAPVLDVLVWLAVMNFLLAAFNLLPGAPLDGGRVLRAVLWRRGGDQFRAAVTAARTGRVIGFVLIGLGGLEIVLLGDLSGLWLMMLGWFLTTAARVELSAAGLRHQLADTTVRQVMTERPIALPQTWTVTELLCSDAPRSGHQVFPVVSADGVPVGVLSLRDLLPIPAQHRPTSRLGSVARPLPASARAHPDESLAAVATRTLLRPDLDAVTVVDDGGRLIGILTATDLTTACQRSALGLPIQDRRGEQPR, from the coding sequence GTGCTGCGCGGCAGCGTACCGCTGGGACGGATCACCGGCGTGCGAGTCGACGTGCACTGGTCGGCGCTGGCCACCGTCGCTCTCTTCACCGTGGTGCTGGGCCGGTGGCTCGCCTCTGTGCACGGTGGCTCGCCGGGAGTCTGGCTCAGCGCGGCAGCGGGCGCGGTGGGGTTGTCGGCGGCGCTGCTCGCGCACGAACTCGCGCACACGATCGTCGCTCGGCGACACGGTGTGCACGTCGAGCGAGTGGTCCTGTGGCTGCTCGGCGGGCTCTCGGAACTGCGAGAAGAACCGCCGGACCCGACCGCCGACCTGCGTATCGCGCTGGCCGGGCCCTTCACCAGCGCCGCGCTCGGCGCGGGTTTCCTGCTCACCGGCTCGCTGCTCGACGGCCTCGTCGCCGCGCCTGTGCTCGATGTGCTGGTGTGGCTGGCGGTGATGAATTTCCTGCTGGCGGCGTTCAACCTGCTGCCGGGCGCGCCGCTCGACGGCGGACGCGTCCTGCGGGCGGTGCTGTGGCGGCGCGGCGGCGACCAGTTCCGGGCAGCGGTCACAGCCGCGCGGACCGGCCGCGTCATCGGCTTCGTCCTGATCGGCCTCGGCGGGCTGGAGATCGTGCTGCTCGGCGACCTGAGCGGCTTGTGGTTGATGATGCTGGGCTGGTTCCTGACCACAGCGGCACGCGTGGAACTGAGCGCCGCGGGCCTGCGACATCAACTGGCGGATACCACGGTCCGGCAGGTGATGACCGAACGCCCGATCGCGCTACCGCAGACCTGGACGGTGACCGAACTGCTGTGCTCGGACGCGCCGCGCAGCGGTCATCAGGTCTTTCCGGTGGTGAGTGCCGACGGCGTGCCCGTGGGCGTGCTGTCCCTGCGTGATCTGTTGCCGATCCCCGCACAACACCGCCCGACGTCCCGACTGGGCAGCGTCGCGAGGCCGCTTCCCGCCTCCGCCCGCGCCCATCCGGACGAATCGCTCGCCGCTGTCGCGACCCGCACGCTGCTCCGGCCGGATCTCGACGCGGTCACCGTGGTGGACGACGGGGGCCGGCTGATCGGCATCCTGACGGCGACGGACCTGACCACCGCGTGCCAGCGCAGCGCGCTGGGGCTGCCGATCCAGGACCGGCGAGGAGAACAGCCGAGGTGA